The sequence TGGGTGACATCCTCCTGCAAACTGGCCATGGCCTGCAACCGCGAAACCCGGTCCTTGGTCGGCGGATGCGTCGAGAACATGGCACTCTGACTGCCATCCATATATCGCAGCGGGTGAATAATGAAAAGATGCATCGTGGCACGATTCACCCACGGCAGCGGCGTGGTACTGACCGATTGCTCGATCTTGGAAAGCGCCGCCGCCAAACCGAGCGGATTGCGCGTTAGCCGCGCGCTGGTGGCATCGGCCAGATATTCCCGTTTGCGCGAAATCGTCGCCTGCATCAGGTAGGCAGCCAGCGGGGCCAGGATCGCGAGCACCAAACCAATGACCGCGAAGATCGCTTTGCCCGAGTCTTTGCTTGACGCCCGGCCCACTCGACCGCTGCCATACCACAGCGTGCGCCGGTAACCGTCCGCGATCAAGGCGATGGCGCCGACCATTGTTGCCACAATCATCATGTAGCGAATATCGAAATTCGCGACGTGTCCCATTTCGTGCGCAATCACGCCCTGCAGCTCGTCGCGATTGAGCTTCTCGAGGAGACCGCGTGTAACGGCCACGGCCGCATTGTCCGGCGACCACCCCGTCGCGAACGCGTTGAGGGCGAATGAGTCCACCACATAGACGCGCGGCATCGGCAGCCCGGCGGCGATCCGCATCTCGTCCACCACGTTGAAGAGCATCTGATCACTTTCCCACGTCGCTTCGCGCGCCCCGGTGAAGCCCAGAATGATATCGTCGCCGAGTGTGTACGTGATGACCATGCCGCCGACGGCCACGACCAGGCCGCCCAACAGTCCAAGATCGCCGCGCCCGTACTGTTCGCCAATCACCCAGCACATGCCAACCAGCAGGATCGGCAGTCCCAGAAACAGCAGAAACGATTTTCGCTTATTGGAGCGAATCTCAGCGGCAAAATCGCGGCGGTAATCGCTCACCGCAGGTCAACCTTCACATTCTGCTTCTCTTCTTCGGGAACCTGATAGTACTCTTCCTTCTTGAATCCCAGCGTAGCCGCAAACAGATTAGCTGGAAACAGCTCCTGCTTCGTGTTATAGGTCATCACTGAATCGTTGAAGTACTGCCGCGCAAAGGCGATCTTGTTTTCCGTCGAAGTCAGCTCTTCCTGCAGCTTCATCACGTTCTGGTTGGCCTTCAGGTCCGGGTAATTCTCAAACACCGCAAACATCTGCCGCAGCGCCCCGGTTAACTGGTTTTCAGCGGCGGATACCTGCGCCGGACCGCTGGCCGCCACTGCGGTATTGCGTGCCTTGATTACCTTCTCGAGCGTCTCTTGCTCATAGGACATGTAGTCCTTGACCACTTCAACGAGATTGGGAATCAGGTCGTGGCGGCGCTTGAGCTGCACGTCAATCTGCGACCAGGCCCCTTTGACCTGATTACGCAACGTGACCAACCCGTTGTAGAGCCCCATCACCCACAGCCCTACCACGGCAATGATACCTAAAAGAATTAGAAATACCATTCGTTTCTCCCTTGATTGTCAGTTTGGAATGTAGAAATTTACGTTATGGGGGTGAGACAAGCAACTGGTCACCGCAACTGAATTCGTAACTTGAATGTTAACTTTTCTTTAGCTTAAACGGGGGAGCAAAGCTATGCACAGGATCGGCATTGCGCGAGTCGCCTTGGTACTCCTGCTGGCAACCTCGGGGCACTGCGGCGATAGTTGGTGTATGTGGGTGACGGATCAGGCCGGTGACGGCAAGCTAACAGTGCGCGAGTTTGCTTTACCTTTCGACACAGACGCGATTTACGTGTCAAATGATGTGCAGGATATTGCACAGGTCTACGTCGAGATTGAGGATGGCACGACGGGAGTTTTGCTGAACTCCCAACGCCTCAGATGCGGCTGCTCGAGTACCATCATCTTCTCCTCGGTCAATCCGCTCCCGGCGGGCAAGCTGATTCGCTGCCGAGTCGCTATTGAACCCTGCATCGGCATTGCTGAACTGTCCGGCCAGGGACAGGTGAATTTCTTCTCGCCCGCCGAGCACGAATGCGGCCCCCCGTGTGAAGGAGCAAACTGAGATGCGCAAGGCCCTGCTCATAATCATGCTTGCCTCTGCGTGCGCTGCACAGGCTACGGTCCGCTATGTCCCGGATGATTTTCCCGATCTGCAAGCGGCGCTCGACGCTGCGTCATCGGGCGATACAGTGATCTGCCGACCGGGCACTTACAACGGTTCGTTCGTCATTCCGCCGATCCATATAACACTCGGAAGTGAGTACGTATTCACCGCCGACACAGCACTCATTTCGACCACGGTCATCCAGCCCGGCGCAGAGGATCCCGAGCGGCGTTGCCTGACAGCGGACTCGGCGGCTTCGCGTGACACATCTTTGACCATCGTGGGCCTGACCGTTACTCTTGGCCGGGCGACGGAAGATAATGTCACGGAAAGAGGCGGTGGCCTATTCGTTCAACGCCGCAACGTCGAATTGCGGGATTGCATTTTCAGCACAAACCGCGGATTTTACGGCGGCGCGATCTACGCCGAGAACTGCTCCCTAAAGGTTGATCGCTGTGAGTTTCTTGACAATGACTCACCCGACAATGGCCGCAATCTGTGCTCGATCCGCAGCGACGTCGTTTTTGACTCCTGTGACTTTGGCTTTCACGGCGGAGAGTTCAGCGGTTGGGGCAGCCGGAGTTCGATCGGCGCATCCAGCGGCGAACTCGAGCTCCGCGACTGCCGGATCCATGATGTCGGTCACGGTGGCCAGGCCTGCGCCTTCATTGATCACGCGTTGGGCGGCAGCGGTCCGTGGGAAATTCGCATTTTCGGCTGCGCGTTCACCAATAACCGTCTCATTCAACTCTACTCGTCAACGGGAAGTGCCGCCAACACATTTGTTCTGGATTCGTGCGTGTTCGCGGACAATGAAATCGGTTTCGGAATGTTTCGCGGCTGGGAGCATTCCGGCATGGCGCGCGCCACGCTGACTCGCAATTGGTTTGAGAATAATGTCCCCATTCCCAACTATGGGATGCAGGGTTTGATCGTCTTGGACCTTATTCCGTCCCGATGCGTCGTTGAGGAAAACTACTTCGACTCGAACCAAGGATATGACTTCGCCTGTGTCGGCATTTCAAATGCCGGACATCCACAGTATCGCCGCGTGTGGCGAAACTACTTTGTCAACAACAGCAGCACACCAGAGGTGGATGGCGGCAGCAAGACTGTGGCGCTCTCGCAGGTGTTCCCCGGCGTGATCGAGTACAACGCCTTCATTGGTAATCAAGGTGTGGCCGTCTACACCTCACCATGGTCCGACTCGACGGGGTACGCGTTAAACAACTATTGGGGCAGCACAAGCGGCCCCTTCGAAACGCTTAGAAACCCGCAGGGCCAAGGGGACACAGCCGATTCCCGAACAAGGTTCGATCCGTGGCTGGAAAGCGAAGAGGACATTCCCGACACGACCATCCTGCCTAACGCCGCAGATGACTGGCATTGGCCGGTGCCCTCTACGTGGTACATTGCGAACGTCTACCCGAATCCGTTCAATTCCCAATTCCACGTTGAACTGCAGGGCATGGCCGGCGCGGGTTTTGAGATTCGTCTGTTTGATCTGCTTGGTCGCGAGGTAGCACTCCTGCATGCGGGCCGTACGTTGCCCGGCAACTTCTCCTTTAACGCGCCCGCCGGACTTGGCGCAGGGGTGTATTTCCTTCGGGCGCAGGATCGCTACTACGGCGAGACGAAAAAAGTTCTGTATTTGAAGTAGAGCTCCGATGTGCGTGACATCCGCAGTGCGTTGCCCTCAACGCCGCAGTGGGAACAAAGTGAACGGAGGATCGCCTTGAAGATCGCCATTATCGGCAAAGGAAATGTGGCCAACGCCCTCGGCCAGCGTTGGAACGACGGCGCGCACGAGGTGATGTTCGGAGTGCGGCGGCCGGATCAGCACGAGCCGCCCGTCCCGTCGGAGCGCAAGACAATTCGCATCGCCGCGTTGGACGTTGCACTCGATTGGGGCGAGCTGATCGTCCTGGCCCTGCCCTACGAAGCCGCGCTCGAGCTGCTGCGCACCGCCGGGCCGCTGTCCGAGAAGGTCATCGTGGACGCCACAAATCCGCTCGCGCCGGGCCTTACCGGGCTATCTGCTCCGCCCGGCTCGTCTGGTGCCGAGGAATTACAGAAGCTGCAGCCGCACGCGCATGTGATCAAGTGCTTCAACACGACCGGCTACAACAACATGATCCAGCCGCAATATGGCGCGCACGATGCCACGATGCTCCTGTGCGGCAGCGATGCGGTGGCCAAAGCCTCGGTCAAACTGCTCGCCGAAGAGCTGGGCTTCGCTCCGGTGGACGCCGGTCCGCTGAACATGGCCCACCACCTCGAATCGCTGGCCTATCTCTGGATCAAACTCGCGCTATCCCAAGGCCACGGCCGAGAGATCGCCTTTATCCTGCACAGCCGCTAATCTCCACCGCTTTCCAACACGCACAAGCCCCGCGATTTCTCGCGGGGCTTGCTGTTTACGGCTTTCCCCTCTTCATTGGGGAACCAGAAGGGGCCTTCCCTTACTTAACCAAATTCTCCGGATTCATCGCCAGGAACGCTTCATGCACGAACTTGCCGTCCTTGCGAATCAACTGACCGTCGAACCAAATCTCGCCGCCGCCCTTCTCGGGGCGCTGCATACACACGAGGTCCCAGTGAATCTGGCTGCGGTTGCCGTTGTCAGCTTCCTTTTCGTAGGCCTGGCCCGGCGTGAAGTGGAACGAACCGGCGATCTTCTCATCAAAGAGAATATCGTCCATCGGTTCGAGCACATACGGATGGAAACCCAGCGCGAACTCGCCGACGTAGCGCGAGCCTTCATCGGTGTCGAAGATCTCATTAATGCGCTTGGTGTCGTTCGAGGTGGCATTGACGATCTTGCCGTCCTTAAACTCCAGCACGACATTTTCGAATGTGAATCCGCGGTAGGTCGAGGGCGAATTGTAGCTGATCTTGCCATTGACCGAGGTGCGCACCGGCGCGGTGAAGATCTCCAGATCGGGAATATTGAAATTTCCGCCGCACGGCACCGCCGGAATACCTTTGATCGAGAACTGCAAGTCCGTGCCCGGGCCCTTGATGTGGACCTTGTCGGTCTTTTCCATGAAGGCCTTGGCCGGAACCATCGCGTCGCTGGCCTTTTTCCAATCCACGTCACAGCAGACGCGGTAGAAGAAGTCTTCGAAGGCCTCGTGGCTCATGCGCGCCATCTGCGCCATCTGCGGCGACGGGTATTTCAGAATTACCCAGCGCGTGTTCTCAACGCGTTGTTTGAGATGCACGGGCTTGAGCCAATGCTTCTCATAGAGCGACATCTGATCGCCGGGAACGTCAATCAACTCTTTGGAGTTGAAAATACCCCGCACAGCGATGTAGCAATCCATCTGCTTCATGCGGTAGAGCTCCGCGTCAGCGATGAGCTTCATGCGCTCTTCAGTGGCGTTGCGCATCAGGGTCCGCATGACCGATTGATGCTTATATTCCAGCACGGGCAAACCGCCCGCGTCGCAGATGGTCTGCACCAGCACCGACACGAATTCCGGCGGTGTGTCGGAGCACTCGACGAGGACCTTGTCGCCGGGCTTAACGCGGGTCGAGTGCTTGACCAGCACATCGGCCAATTTCTTGTGACGAGGATCGAACATGTCTGCCTTTCAAAGTTAGAATAACTCTCCCGCCCTCCAGGACCAGAAAATACACAAATTACGGCAGTATTTCAACTTTTTGCCCCGCGCCCTGCCTTGCAAACCTGCCGGAAAAACCTTACATTCTCAAGCTCTCGACCAGAATAAAATGACAACTTCCAATAACTTAGACCTCACAACCGCGCCGCCATTAGCGCACCCCGGGCATGCCCAAAACCGCCAATGGTGGGATGAAGTGACTCGGTTCACGCCCGCAGCGAAATGTACGACGTGGCGGGCTTTCTGGCCGGAAAACCCGCGCTTGACCGATTGGAGTCGGACTGGCTGGGGAGGTTGCAGGTCGGCGCGTGCTCCATTTGCAGTGCCACTTTGGGAAATCCACGATTGAGCTGGCCCGCCGGGTGCGGCGGCCGTCGTCGGCGTGGACTTTTCACCGGTCGCTCTTGCCACGGCCCGCGACTTGGCGCAGAAAGCCGGGCTGGCCGACCGCGTGACATTTATCGAGAGCGATGTCCTGCTGCTCGACAATGTTCTGCACGAGCAATTCGACATCATCTTCACCAGCTACGGCGTCCTCGGCTGGCTATCCGACCTATACCGTTGGGGTGAAGTCGTCGCCAAACTCCTCAAACCTGGCGGTCGCTTCGTGATCGTTGAAATTCACCCGACGCTCATGATGCTCGATTGGGAGGATGGAAAATTCACTGTGAAATACGGGTACTTCCACTGTGCCGACGGTCTGGAACTGCCGCCGATGCCCGACTACGCGGACAACAGCTACGTGCCGCAGGCGCAGACGCGCGAGTGGCAGTGGAGTCTCGCCGATGTCTTTCGCAGTTTGAAGCGCGCCGGGCTCGCGGTACAAAATTTTGAAGAGTATCCGCTACTCTGTTACAAACCCTATCCGCATTTGGTTGAGGCCGGCCCCGACATGTACCGCCTCCCCCGACGGCGACCCGGAAATCCCCTGACGTTCGCTTTAGACGCCTCGCGCTGAAGTCTGACCCTGACTTCATATCCCCCCCCCCCATGAACCCCTATCTCCTACTCGCCATGCAGGGCGGCGGTGCCTACGGCTCCTATCAGGCCGGGATGCTCGCCGAGTACTTTGAGCGCGGCGGCCAGCCTTACGACGGCGGGTACGGCGTCTCCGTGGGCGGATTGAATGTCGCGCAGCTCTTCGGCACCTCCGATGGCTCTTTGGAAACCAGTAAGATCGCGCAGGCACCCAACGCCGCGCGGCTGGCGACGCTGTGGGAGTCGGAAATCTCGGCCAACGCCTCGGTCTACATTCCTCATGCGGCTACCGGTGCGCTGACCGTCAGCGTGCGAAAGCTGTTGGGAAAGAACCTTCACGGCGACTTGGCGGTGGCCATGCTGCGCAAGCAGGCCTCGGTCTACGATACCTCGCCGCTGCGCAAACTGCTGCACAAACACCTCGGCCACAAGAAATGGCCCGACAATGTCTGCGTCGGCGCGGTACAGTTGCAGACTGGCGAGTTTACGGAGATGGCGCTGAATGCCCCGCCGCGCGGCATGAGTGCGGTGGATGCGGTCATGGCCTCGGCGGCGATTCCGATTGTCTTTCCGCCGATTTTCAATTTCGTGGACGGCGGCGTGACCGATGTGACGCCGTTGCGCCGCGTATTTAAACAGTTCAACGAGCAGCGCAAAGCCCGCGCGGAGCGCATGCTGTCGCCGCAGCCGCTTGAATTGCATATCCTGCGTGCGTCGGCCTTTCCCGCGCCCGATGCCGGGCCGTTTGAGCGCGTCGTGAGTGTGCTTGAGCGGACGTTGACGCTGTTCGTGGACAACACGGACCGCGAAGACTACGAGCGCGCTGTGTTAATCAACGATATTCTCGGCCGACTCAACCGTTCCTGCGTATCCACGAGTCCTGAGATTGCTTCCGCGTTCCAGGATTACAAAGAGCGCTATTCGCTGGTGGACGCCTATGTCATCGGCCCGAGCAAGTCCGAGATGGGCCAATTCTCCGACAGCGCGCGCACCTTCGACAAAGACGCCGTCAAATCCGGCCTGAAACTCGGCCGCCGTCGCATGGCCGACTTCCTGAAGAACAAGGACGACTATCTCTTAGAAGTCGTCCACTTCAACGACGACGTGCCGAAGCTGCCCAGATAGCCCCGGCCGTCAGTACGACGAGAATTTCTGCATTCGACTTCTGACTTCCATTTTCTCATTGCAAATTTCTAATTTCAATTCTTCGCATGCCCCCAGTCTATCTCGTTGACGCCCTCCGCACGCCGGTTGGCAAACACAATGGAATCCTGAAATCAGTCCGGCCCGACGACATGGCCGCGCTGGTACTGAAAAATCCGTACCCGCCGTGACGATCAACCGTCTATGCGCATCGGGGCTGGAAGCGCGCATGCGCTTATCGTGCCATTGCATCCGGTGAAGGACATTGCTACATTGCAGGGGAGTGGAGTCCATGACCCGTGCACCGTTCTCCGTGCCAAGCTCGACAACGGCTTCGCCTTCGGTAATCTCACGGCCTGGGACACAACGCTCGGCTGGCGCTACCCGAATCCCGCGCTCAAAGAGCTGTTCCCACTCGAGAGCATGGGCGAGACGGCCAGAATATTTACGAGAAGTGGAACATCGCGCGCGAACTTCAGGACCAATTCGCGCTCGAATCGCATCAGAAAGCCGTCACCGCACACGAAGCGCGGTCTGTTCAAGGACGGAATTATTCCGGTGGAGGATCCCGCAAAGGAAGGGTGATCCCTCGTGCTCGACCGCGACGAAGGGCCGCGCAGTGATACCACGCTGGAAAAAAACTGGCCTCGCTGAAACCCGCGTTCCGCAAGGGCGGCACAGTCACGGCGGGCAATTCATCGAGTTTGAACGACGGCGCCGCCCGGCCTCTTAATCTG comes from bacterium and encodes:
- a CDS encoding T9SS type A sorting domain-containing protein, producing MRKALLIIMLASACAAQATVRYVPDDFPDLQAALDAASSGDTVICRPGTYNGSFVIPPIHITLGSEYVFTADTALISTTVIQPGAEDPERRCLTADSAASRDTSLTIVGLTVTLGRATEDNVTERGGGLFVQRRNVELRDCIFSTNRGFYGGAIYAENCSLKVDRCEFLDNDSPDNGRNLCSIRSDVVFDSCDFGFHGGEFSGWGSRSSIGASSGELELRDCRIHDVGHGGQACAFIDHALGGSGPWEIRIFGCAFTNNRLIQLYSSTGSAANTFVLDSCVFADNEIGFGMFRGWEHSGMARATLTRNWFENNVPIPNYGMQGLIVLDLIPSRCVVEENYFDSNQGYDFACVGISNAGHPQYRRVWRNYFVNNSSTPEVDGGSKTVALSQVFPGVIEYNAFIGNQGVAVYTSPWSDSTGYALNNYWGSTSGPFETLRNPQGQGDTADSRTRFDPWLESEEDIPDTTILPNAADDWHWPVPSTWYIANVYPNPFNSQFHVELQGMAGAGFEIRLFDLLGREVALLHAGRTLPGNFSFNAPAGLGAGVYFLRAQDRYYGETKKVLYLK
- a CDS encoding M48 family metallopeptidase: MSDYRRDFAAEIRSNKRKSFLLFLGLPILLVGMCWVIGEQYGRGDLGLLGGLVVAVGGMVITYTLGDDIILGFTGAREATWESDQMLFNVVDEMRIAAGLPMPRVYVVDSFALNAFATGWSPDNAAVAVTRGLLEKLNRDELQGVIAHEMGHVANFDIRYMMIVATMVGAIALIADGYRRTLWYGSGRVGRASSKDSGKAIFAVIGLVLAILAPLAAYLMQATISRKREYLADATSARLTRNPLGLAAALSKIEQSVSTTPLPWVNRATMHLFIIHPLRYMDGSQSAMFSTHPPTKDRVSRLQAMASLQEDVTQAAE
- a CDS encoding LemA family protein, with product MVFLILLGIIAVVGLWVMGLYNGLVTLRNQVKGAWSQIDVQLKRRHDLIPNLVEVVKDYMSYEQETLEKVIKARNTAVAASGPAQVSAAENQLTGALRQMFAVFENYPDLKANQNVMKLQEELTSTENKIAFARQYFNDSVMTYNTKQELFPANLFAATLGFKKEEYYQVPEEEKQNVKVDLR
- a CDS encoding aminopeptidase; translation: MFDPRHKKLADVLVKHSTRVKPGDKVLVECSDTPPEFVSVLVQTICDAGGLPVLEYKHQSVMRTLMRNATEERMKLIADAELYRMKQMDCYIAVRGIFNSKELIDVPGDQMSLYEKHWLKPVHLKQRVENTRWVILKYPSPQMAQMARMSHEAFEDFFYRVCCDVDWKKASDAMVPAKAFMEKTDKVHIKGPGTDLQFSIKGIPAVPCGGNFNIPDLEIFTAPVRTSVNGKISYNSPSTYRGFTFENVVLEFKDGKIVNATSNDTKRINEIFDTDEGSRYVGEFALGFHPYVLEPMDDILFDEKIAGSFHFTPGQAYEKEADNGNRSQIHWDLVCMQRPEKGGGEIWFDGQLIRKDGKFVHEAFLAMNPENLVK
- a CDS encoding patatin-like phospholipase family protein, which codes for MNPYLLLAMQGGGAYGSYQAGMLAEYFERGGQPYDGGYGVSVGGLNVAQLFGTSDGSLETSKIAQAPNAARLATLWESEISANASVYIPHAATGALTVSVRKLLGKNLHGDLAVAMLRKQASVYDTSPLRKLLHKHLGHKKWPDNVCVGAVQLQTGEFTEMALNAPPRGMSAVDAVMASAAIPIVFPPIFNFVDGGVTDVTPLRRVFKQFNEQRKARAERMLSPQPLELHILRASAFPAPDAGPFERVVSVLERTLTLFVDNTDREDYERAVLINDILGRLNRSCVSTSPEIASAFQDYKERYSLVDAYVIGPSKSEMGQFSDSARTFDKDAVKSGLKLGRRRMADFLKNKDDYLLEVVHFNDDVPKLPR
- a CDS encoding NADPH-dependent F420 reductase translates to MKIAIIGKGNVANALGQRWNDGAHEVMFGVRRPDQHEPPVPSERKTIRIAALDVALDWGELIVLALPYEAALELLRTAGPLSEKVIVDATNPLAPGLTGLSAPPGSSGAEELQKLQPHAHVIKCFNTTGYNNMIQPQYGAHDATMLLCGSDAVAKASVKLLAEELGFAPVDAGPLNMAHHLESLAYLWIKLALSQGHGREIAFILHSR
- a CDS encoding methyltransferase domain-containing protein, coding for MDFSPVALATARDLAQKAGLADRVTFIESDVLLLDNVLHEQFDIIFTSYGVLGWLSDLYRWGEVVAKLLKPGGRFVIVEIHPTLMMLDWEDGKFTVKYGYFHCADGLELPPMPDYADNSYVPQAQTREWQWSLADVFRSLKRAGLAVQNFEEYPLLCYKPYPHLVEAGPDMYRLPRRRPGNPLTFALDASR